The following are encoded in a window of Streptomyces griseiscabiei genomic DNA:
- a CDS encoding amino acid ABC transporter permease: MFDFLSNYNDPSFLGAFWMTVKLTVFSAIGSLIWGTLLAAMRVSPVPLMRGFGTIYVNVVRNIPLTVIIVFTSLGLADIFRVTMGAGGDVKLQAFRLAILGFVAYTAAFVCEALRSGINTVPVGQAEAARAIGLSFTQVLGLIVLPQAFRAVIGPLANVLIALTKNTTVAAAIGVAEAAYLMKGMIEKEAQTLLIGAIFAFGFVVLTLPTGLILGWLSKRLAVKR, encoded by the coding sequence GTGTTCGACTTCCTTTCAAACTACAACGACCCAAGCTTCTTGGGTGCGTTCTGGATGACGGTCAAGCTCACCGTCTTCTCAGCCATCGGCTCCCTGATCTGGGGGACCCTGCTGGCCGCCATGCGGGTCAGCCCCGTACCCCTGATGCGCGGCTTCGGCACCATCTACGTGAACGTCGTGCGGAACATCCCACTGACCGTCATCATCGTCTTCACCTCGCTCGGCCTCGCCGACATCTTCCGGGTGACGATGGGCGCGGGCGGCGACGTCAAGCTCCAGGCCTTCCGGCTCGCCATTCTCGGCTTCGTGGCCTACACCGCCGCGTTCGTCTGCGAGGCACTGCGCTCCGGCATCAACACCGTGCCCGTGGGCCAGGCCGAGGCGGCACGTGCCATCGGACTGAGCTTCACCCAGGTCCTCGGCCTCATCGTGCTGCCGCAGGCCTTCCGCGCCGTCATCGGCCCGCTGGCCAACGTCCTGATCGCGCTCACGAAGAACACGACCGTGGCCGCCGCGATCGGTGTGGCTGAAGCCGCCTACCTGATGAAGGGCATGATCGAGAAGGAGGCGCAGACGCTGCTCATCGGCGCGATCTTCGCCTTCGGGTTCGTGGTACTGACCCTGCCCACCGGCCTGATCCTCGGCTGGCTGAGCAAGCGACTGGCGGTGAAGCGATGA
- a CDS encoding TAXI family TRAP transporter solute-binding subunit, translating into MVQVLPRIGKRHVLLGSVASLVVLGLLAWWLWPREEPPSGTIRFMTGADRGVYQQYGNQLRTAIVEDMPGLKVALQDSNGSQTNVRAVATGEADVAIAAADAVQTYIEEGRPGAEKLRGVARLYDDYVQLVVPADSTIRNVSELKGKRVAVGPEGSGVRLIAERLLAADGLDIDKDIDARPDTIATSPDALRTGKIDAFFWSGGLPTRGLTNLAEKQGYDFGFVPISGDLVTNLHDQGGVFSHYRTSVMPVDAYPTILTDAVPTLTVANLLITREDVNPRLVEWLTRVVLKSRDKIGEDVHAAQVVDLRTAIYTDPLPLHKGAAAYYLSVKP; encoded by the coding sequence ATGGTCCAGGTACTCCCCCGCATCGGCAAGCGGCACGTGCTGCTGGGCTCGGTGGCCTCGCTGGTGGTCCTCGGGCTGCTCGCGTGGTGGCTGTGGCCGCGCGAGGAGCCACCGAGCGGAACGATCAGGTTCATGACCGGGGCCGACCGGGGTGTCTACCAGCAGTACGGCAACCAGCTGCGGACCGCGATCGTCGAGGACATGCCGGGCCTGAAGGTCGCCCTGCAGGACAGCAACGGCTCCCAGACCAACGTCCGCGCGGTGGCCACCGGAGAGGCCGACGTCGCCATCGCCGCGGCCGACGCCGTGCAGACGTACATCGAGGAGGGCCGTCCCGGCGCCGAGAAGCTGCGGGGCGTGGCGCGGCTGTACGACGACTACGTACAGCTGGTCGTGCCCGCCGACTCGACCATCCGGAACGTCTCCGAGCTGAAGGGGAAACGGGTCGCCGTCGGCCCCGAGGGCTCCGGCGTGCGGCTGATCGCCGAACGTCTGCTGGCGGCCGACGGACTGGACATCGACAAGGACATAGACGCGCGGCCGGACACCATCGCGACAAGTCCCGATGCGCTGCGCACCGGCAAGATCGACGCCTTCTTCTGGTCGGGCGGGCTCCCCACGAGAGGGCTGACCAACCTCGCGGAGAAGCAGGGGTACGACTTCGGCTTCGTTCCGATCAGCGGCGATCTGGTGACGAACCTGCACGACCAGGGCGGTGTCTTCAGTCACTACCGGACGTCCGTGATGCCCGTCGACGCCTACCCGACCATCCTCACGGACGCCGTGCCGACCCTCACCGTGGCCAATCTGCTCATCACCCGTGAGGACGTGAACCCCCGGCTCGTCGAGTGGCTGACCCGCGTCGTCCTGAAGAGCCGGGACAAGATCGGCGAGGACGTCCACGCGGCCCAGGTGGTGGATCTGCGCACCGCGATCTACACGGACCCGCTGCCGCTGCACAAGGGCGCGGCGGCGTACTACCTGTCCGTGAAGCCGTAG
- a CDS encoding FAD-dependent monooxygenase, with protein MDPVIIVGAGPVGLTLALALARQEVPSVVLDEGPGKDEQRLARTVVLNEDTAALLERLSGVPLSPAGCRWTGWRSMRRKQVMRQVRFGETDFDESEVPPRDGAKGVRGGPEDLVEGSADLPPLHIAQHVLTAALREAIAGERLVKVAVESRLDAIEQEKSGVTAHTRGPKSTWWRGSYLVGCDGPRSTVRKLQDIRFPGRTAVERHAVAALRAELPWPGEALLHRMPPWRTAGPSGGEITARPLDGGVWRLDWLLPPGKDLVTPELLVARVRETLAGWTGGSTPPYDLLDTGVHIVHHRLARRWRVGRVFLAGDAAHLLGALGTQGLDEGLRDADNLAWKLALAWHHGPHEALLDSYQTERRAVVATRLRAADQVLPLLRGGKGLRAYVPGSSRGHDALLSDGHLGRGALGAPGAYADSPLMPPPAAAETPVDTPPGSQVVDVEVTAEDGTFVPLRDRLGRGALLVVLIAPGTGVWERKHWMSAGLMPRLAAAVAALPHPAELLVAEAYPGAGAHTVLLVRPDGYLVTALSGVRPADLYTAAAAALGGVEQRSEATGAAASGSR; from the coding sequence GTGGACCCGGTGATCATCGTCGGAGCGGGGCCCGTGGGGCTCACGCTCGCCCTCGCGCTGGCGCGCCAGGAGGTGCCGTCCGTGGTCCTCGACGAGGGACCGGGCAAGGACGAGCAGCGACTCGCGCGGACGGTGGTGCTGAACGAGGACACGGCCGCCCTGCTGGAACGATTGTCCGGCGTCCCCCTCTCCCCGGCCGGCTGCCGCTGGACCGGATGGCGGTCGATGCGGCGCAAGCAGGTGATGCGTCAGGTCCGCTTCGGCGAAACCGACTTCGACGAGTCGGAGGTCCCGCCCAGGGACGGGGCGAAGGGCGTCCGCGGCGGCCCCGAGGACCTCGTCGAGGGCTCCGCCGACCTCCCCCCGCTGCACATCGCGCAGCATGTCCTGACCGCCGCGCTCCGCGAGGCCATCGCCGGCGAACGGCTCGTCAAGGTCGCCGTGGAGAGCCGTCTCGACGCGATCGAGCAGGAGAAGTCCGGCGTCACGGCCCACACCCGCGGCCCCAAGAGCACCTGGTGGCGCGGCAGTTACCTGGTCGGCTGCGACGGCCCGCGCTCGACGGTCCGCAAGCTCCAGGACATCCGCTTCCCCGGCCGTACGGCGGTGGAACGGCACGCCGTGGCGGCCCTGCGCGCCGAACTCCCCTGGCCCGGCGAAGCGTTGCTGCACCGTATGCCGCCGTGGCGCACGGCGGGCCCGTCCGGCGGGGAGATCACCGCGCGGCCTCTCGACGGGGGCGTCTGGCGCCTGGACTGGCTGCTGCCGCCGGGCAAGGACCTCGTCACGCCCGAACTCCTCGTGGCCCGCGTCCGCGAGACCCTCGCCGGCTGGACGGGCGGCTCCACGCCCCCGTACGACCTGCTGGACACCGGCGTCCACATCGTGCACCACCGGCTCGCCCGGCGGTGGCGGGTCGGCCGGGTCTTCCTCGCCGGTGACGCCGCGCACCTGCTCGGGGCGCTCGGCACCCAGGGACTCGACGAAGGACTGCGGGACGCCGACAACCTCGCCTGGAAACTGGCGCTGGCCTGGCACCACGGCCCGCACGAGGCCCTGCTCGACAGCTACCAGACGGAGCGGCGCGCGGTCGTCGCCACCCGATTGCGCGCCGCCGACCAGGTACTTCCTCTGCTGCGCGGTGGCAAGGGCCTGCGCGCGTACGTCCCCGGCTCGTCCCGGGGCCATGACGCGCTGCTCAGCGACGGCCATCTGGGGCGCGGAGCGCTGGGCGCGCCGGGGGCGTACGCCGACTCCCCGCTGATGCCTCCACCCGCCGCCGCAGAGACTCCGGTCGACACCCCGCCGGGCTCCCAGGTCGTGGATGTGGAGGTGACCGCGGAGGACGGCACCTTCGTACCGCTGCGGGACCGGCTCGGGCGCGGGGCGCTGCTGGTGGTGCTGATCGCGCCGGGGACGGGGGTGTGGGAGCGCAAGCACTGGATGAGCGCCGGGCTGATGCCGCGCCTCGCCGCCGCCGTCGCCGCGCTGCCGCACCCGGCCGAACTGCTGGTCGCGGAGGCCTACCCGGGCGCGGGCGCGCACACCGTCCTCCTCGTCCGCCCCGACGGCTACCTCGTCACCGCCCTGAGCGGCGTACGCCCCGCCGACCTGTACACGGCGGCGGCAGCGGCGCTGGGCGGGGTGGAGCAGCGGTCCGAGGCGACCGGGGCGGCGGCCTCGGGCTCGCGCTGA
- a CDS encoding amino acid ABC transporter permease — protein MSSVLYDAPGPRAKRRNVILTVVFVILMALLAWWLWQALDSKNQLEWKLWKPFFTSEAWTTYLLPGLANTLKAMAFSIVIALPLGALFGIARLSDHRWVRIPAGAVVEFFRAIPVLLLMLFANEVFARSTDVTTEDRQLYAVVTGLVLYNASVLAEVVRAGILALPKGQTEAAQAIGLRKGQTMGSILLPQAVTVMLPAIVSQLVVIVKDTALGGVMIGFTELLSGRATLAAVYANVIQSFVVVAIIYIVLNFIITSFASWLEQRLRRGKKSTGAVLGPAAVEGTAATGAGGAFGGIGIGDAGGGGGGSGN, from the coding sequence ATGAGTTCCGTCCTCTACGACGCCCCCGGCCCTCGGGCCAAACGGCGCAACGTGATCCTCACGGTGGTCTTCGTCATCCTGATGGCGCTGCTCGCATGGTGGCTCTGGCAGGCGCTGGACAGCAAGAACCAGCTGGAGTGGAAGCTCTGGAAGCCGTTCTTCACCTCCGAGGCGTGGACCACGTATCTGCTGCCGGGCCTCGCGAACACGCTCAAGGCCATGGCGTTCTCGATCGTGATCGCGCTTCCCCTCGGTGCGCTCTTCGGCATCGCGCGCCTCTCCGACCACCGATGGGTGCGCATCCCGGCCGGTGCGGTGGTCGAGTTCTTCCGGGCCATCCCCGTCCTGCTGCTGATGCTGTTCGCCAACGAGGTCTTCGCCCGCTCGACGGACGTCACCACCGAGGATCGGCAGCTCTACGCGGTCGTCACCGGCCTGGTGCTGTACAACGCCTCGGTCCTCGCCGAGGTCGTACGGGCCGGCATCCTCGCCCTCCCCAAGGGTCAGACGGAGGCCGCCCAGGCGATCGGTCTGCGCAAGGGCCAGACGATGGGCAGCATCCTGCTGCCGCAGGCCGTCACCGTGATGCTGCCGGCCATCGTCAGCCAGCTCGTGGTCATCGTGAAGGACACCGCGCTCGGTGGCGTGATGATCGGCTTCACCGAACTGCTCAGCGGGCGAGCGACGTTGGCCGCGGTCTACGCCAACGTCATCCAGAGCTTCGTCGTGGTGGCGATCATCTACATCGTCCTGAACTTCATCATCACGAGCTTCGCGAGCTGGCTGGAGCAGCGGCTGCGGCGGGGCAAGAAGTCGACGGGCGCCGTGCTCGGCCCGGCGGCAGTCGAGGGCACCGCGGCAACCGGCGCGGGAGGCGCCTTCGGTGGCATCGGCATCGGGGACGCGGGCGGAGGCGGCGGGGGCTCCGGAAACTGA
- the recX gene encoding recombination regulator RecX produces the protein MTRRTDWGEYAHPGTPGDRGHGGTGGPGGSAADGHRYGFGPYDDETPSYGTGGTGGPGGTGGDRRGGRGRRGGRRRGFGESGDGPDDGGPQDGGSSFSSRAEKGESSGDPAERARAICLRLLTGTPRTRKQLADALRKREIPEDVADEVLSRFEEVGLINDGAFADAWVESRHHGRGLARRALARELRTKGVDSTLIDEAVSQLDSEQEESTARELVARKLRSTRGLDREKRLRRLAGMLARKGYSEGMALRVVRQALEEEGEDTDGLEDDGY, from the coding sequence GTGACACGCAGAACGGACTGGGGCGAGTACGCACACCCCGGTACCCCCGGGGACCGGGGGCACGGAGGCACCGGCGGCCCGGGAGGATCCGCTGCGGACGGGCACAGGTACGGCTTCGGACCGTACGACGACGAGACACCGTCGTACGGCACGGGTGGTACGGGCGGCCCGGGTGGCACGGGTGGTGACAGGCGTGGCGGGCGGGGACGTCGGGGCGGCAGAAGGCGTGGCTTCGGGGAGTCGGGCGACGGCCCGGACGACGGGGGGCCGCAGGACGGGGGTTCGTCTTTCTCGTCGAGGGCCGAGAAAGGCGAGTCCTCAGGGGACCCGGCTGAGCGGGCGCGCGCGATCTGTCTGCGCCTGCTCACCGGGACCCCGCGCACCCGCAAGCAACTCGCGGACGCCCTGCGCAAGCGCGAGATCCCCGAGGACGTGGCGGACGAGGTGCTGTCGCGGTTCGAGGAGGTCGGGCTGATCAACGACGGCGCGTTCGCGGACGCCTGGGTGGAGTCCCGGCACCACGGCCGGGGCCTGGCGCGGCGGGCCCTCGCCCGGGAGCTGCGTACCAAGGGCGTCGACTCGACACTGATCGACGAGGCCGTCTCCCAGCTCGACTCCGAACAGGAGGAGAGCACGGCGCGCGAGCTGGTCGCCCGCAAGCTGCGCTCCACGCGGGGACTCGACCGGGAGAAGCGCCTCCGCCGGCTCGCCGGAATGCTCGCCCGCAAGGGCTACTCCGAGGGCATGGCCCTGCGAGTGGTTCGGCAGGCGCTGGAGGAGGAGGGGGAGGACACGGACGGGCTGGAGGACGACGGGTACTGA
- a CDS encoding glutamate ABC transporter substrate-binding protein produces the protein MKLRKVSAAAATALVLALTATACGGDDSGNESSGSGSGSGGGDKIKIGIKYDQPGLGLKNPDGSFSGFDVDVATYVAKELGYEPDQIEFVETKSADRENALSRGDVKFIAATYSINDERLEKVDFAGPYLLAHQDLLVKADSDISKGTDLNGKILCSVTGSTSAENVKKDIAPDAQLKEYGGYSECIAGLQSGAVDAVTTDDSILAGFAAQENYKGQFKLAGLKLSNENYGIGVKKGDSATVDKINTALEKMVSDGAWETAVKENFGPANYKNEPAPKIGDIVK, from the coding sequence ATGAAGCTCCGCAAGGTCTCCGCCGCAGCGGCCACCGCCCTCGTCCTCGCCCTCACCGCCACCGCCTGTGGCGGCGACGACAGCGGCAACGAGAGCTCGGGCTCCGGTTCCGGTTCCGGTGGCGGCGACAAGATCAAGATCGGTATCAAGTACGACCAGCCAGGCCTCGGCCTGAAGAACCCCGACGGTTCCTTCTCCGGTTTCGACGTCGATGTGGCGACGTACGTGGCCAAGGAGCTCGGCTACGAGCCCGACCAGATCGAGTTCGTCGAGACCAAGAGCGCCGACCGTGAGAACGCGCTGTCCCGCGGCGACGTCAAGTTCATCGCGGCCACCTACTCGATCAACGACGAGCGTCTGGAGAAGGTCGACTTCGCCGGCCCGTACCTGCTGGCCCACCAGGACCTGCTGGTGAAGGCCGACTCGGACATCAGCAAGGGCACGGACCTCAACGGCAAGATCCTCTGCTCGGTGACCGGTTCCACCTCGGCCGAGAACGTCAAGAAGGACATCGCTCCGGACGCGCAGCTGAAGGAGTACGGCGGCTACTCGGAGTGCATCGCCGGTCTGCAGAGCGGTGCCGTGGACGCGGTCACCACCGACGACTCGATCCTCGCGGGCTTCGCCGCCCAGGAGAACTACAAGGGCCAGTTCAAGCTCGCCGGCCTGAAGCTCAGCAACGAGAACTACGGCATCGGCGTCAAGAAGGGCGACTCCGCGACCGTGGACAAGATCAACACGGCGCTGGAGAAGATGGTCAGCGACGGCGCCTGGGAGACCGCGGTCAAGGAGAACTTCGGCCCGGCCAACTACAAGAACGAGCCCGCCCCGAAGATCGGCGACATCGTCAAGTAA
- a CDS encoding response regulator transcription factor yields MRLLLVEDDNHVAAALSAVLARHGFDVTHARSGEEALQALVPEGNGFGVVLLDLGLPDQDGYEVCGKIRKRTSTPVIMVTARSDVRSRIHGLNLGADDYVVKPYDTGELLARIHAVARRRAPDEAAASGDSGLRLGSVLIELPTRQVSVDGAVVQLTRKEFDLLALLAQRPGVVFRREQIISEVWRTSWEGTGRTLEVHVASLRSKLRMPALIETVRGVGYRLVAPTP; encoded by the coding sequence ATGAGGCTGCTCCTCGTCGAGGACGACAACCATGTCGCCGCCGCCCTGTCCGCGGTCCTGGCCCGGCACGGCTTCGACGTCACGCACGCCCGCAGCGGCGAGGAGGCGCTCCAGGCGCTCGTCCCCGAGGGCAACGGCTTCGGGGTGGTCCTGCTCGACCTCGGTCTGCCCGACCAGGACGGCTACGAGGTCTGCGGCAAGATCCGCAAGCGCACCAGCACACCGGTGATCATGGTGACGGCCCGGTCCGACGTACGCTCCCGCATCCACGGCCTGAACCTCGGCGCCGACGACTACGTGGTCAAGCCGTACGACACCGGTGAGCTGCTCGCCCGTATCCACGCCGTCGCCCGGCGCCGGGCGCCCGACGAGGCCGCGGCCTCCGGTGACAGCGGGCTGCGCCTCGGGTCCGTGCTGATCGAGCTGCCCACGCGCCAGGTCAGCGTGGACGGCGCCGTCGTCCAGCTGACGCGCAAGGAGTTCGATCTGCTCGCGCTGCTGGCCCAGCGGCCCGGGGTGGTCTTCCGCCGGGAACAGATCATCAGTGAGGTGTGGCGGACCAGTTGGGAAGGGACCGGCCGCACCCTGGAAGTGCATGTCGCCTCGCTGCGGTCCAAGCTGCGGATGCCCGCCCTGATCGAGACGGTGCGCGGGGTCGGCTACCGGCTGGTCGCCCCGACGCCGTAG
- a CDS encoding amino acid ABC transporter ATP-binding protein — protein MTEVSVVKDAVPAADDLVVLKSVNKHFGALHVLQDIDLTITRGEVVVVIGPSGSGKSTLCRTINRLESIDSGDITIDGKPLPAEGKALARLRADVGMVFQSFNLFAHKTVLENVMLGQLKVRKADKKQAEEKARNLLDRVGVGTQADKYPAQLSGGQQQRVAIARALAMDPKVMLFDEPTSALDPEMINEVLEVMQQLARDGMTMVVVTHEMGFARSAANRVVFMADGRIVEEAVPDQFFSNPRSDRAKDFLSKILHH, from the coding sequence ATGACCGAAGTTTCGGTGGTCAAGGACGCGGTGCCCGCGGCCGACGACCTGGTCGTCCTGAAGAGCGTCAACAAGCACTTCGGCGCGTTGCACGTACTCCAGGACATCGATCTGACGATCACCAGGGGCGAGGTCGTCGTGGTGATCGGACCCTCCGGGTCCGGTAAGTCCACCCTGTGCCGCACCATCAACCGGCTGGAGTCGATCGACTCCGGCGACATCACGATCGACGGCAAGCCGCTGCCCGCGGAGGGCAAGGCGCTCGCACGGCTGCGGGCGGACGTCGGCATGGTGTTCCAGTCGTTCAATCTCTTCGCGCACAAGACCGTGCTCGAGAACGTGATGCTGGGGCAGCTCAAGGTCCGTAAGGCCGACAAGAAGCAGGCCGAGGAGAAGGCCCGGAACCTGCTCGACCGGGTCGGCGTCGGCACCCAGGCGGACAAGTACCCGGCGCAGCTCTCCGGCGGTCAGCAGCAGCGTGTCGCGATCGCACGGGCGCTGGCCATGGACCCCAAGGTCATGCTCTTCGACGAGCCGACCTCGGCGCTCGACCCCGAGATGATCAACGAGGTCCTGGAGGTCATGCAGCAGCTCGCCCGGGACGGCATGACCATGGTCGTGGTCACCCACGAGATGGGCTTCGCCCGGTCCGCCGCCAATCGGGTGGTCTTCATGGCGGACGGCCGGATCGTCGAAGAGGCTGTGCCGGACCAGTTCTTCAGCAACCCCCGCAGCGACCGGGCCAAGGACTTCCTGTCGAAGATCCTGCACCACTGA
- a CDS encoding HAMP domain-containing sensor histidine kinase: protein MRTRLLPLLIVLMAAVLLALGIPLAVSLAAARQQEVVVDRIDDTARFASLAQFVTARPSGSRVDTTDGRGETLQRELEQYYKVYGIKAGVFYREKSQPAMANAPHDWGRPTEGEGLAAFEEALLGRRPHDPKQVWPWQEGRLVVASPVIHDGDVVAAVVTDSPTDQMRSKILRGWLIIAAGESAAMLLAVGAALRLTGWVLKPVRVLDVTTHAIASGRLKSRVAVASGPPELRRLARSFNEMADNVEDVLEQQRAFVADASHQLRNPLAALLLRIDLLALELPEANEEIASVRTEGKRLASVLDDLLDLALAEHADSDLRLIDVGELTAERVASWSPLADDKGVTLAGTCPATTAWADPIALSSALDAVIDNALKFTPAGETVEVRVASNGEASTVVVTDGGPGLSDEELERVGDRFWRSTAHQNIKGSGLGLSISRALIAAGGGSIAYAHHEPHGLRVTVTVPRSRPPS from the coding sequence GTGCGCACTCGTCTTCTTCCGCTGCTCATCGTCCTGATGGCCGCCGTGCTGCTGGCCCTCGGCATCCCGCTGGCGGTGAGCCTCGCGGCGGCGCGGCAACAGGAGGTGGTCGTCGACCGCATCGACGACACGGCGCGCTTCGCGTCCCTGGCCCAGTTCGTCACCGCGCGGCCGAGCGGCTCCCGGGTGGACACGACGGACGGCCGCGGCGAGACCCTGCAGCGGGAGCTGGAGCAGTACTACAAGGTGTACGGCATCAAGGCCGGCGTCTTCTACCGGGAGAAGAGCCAGCCCGCCATGGCCAACGCTCCGCACGACTGGGGCCGGCCCACCGAGGGGGAGGGGCTCGCCGCCTTCGAGGAGGCGCTGCTGGGGCGCCGCCCGCACGACCCGAAGCAGGTGTGGCCGTGGCAGGAGGGCCGGCTCGTCGTCGCGTCGCCCGTCATCCACGACGGTGACGTCGTCGCCGCCGTCGTCACGGACTCGCCCACCGACCAGATGCGCTCCAAGATCCTGCGCGGCTGGCTGATCATCGCCGCGGGCGAGTCCGCCGCGATGCTGCTCGCCGTGGGCGCCGCGCTGCGGCTGACCGGCTGGGTCCTCAAGCCCGTCCGCGTCCTCGACGTCACCACCCACGCCATCGCCTCCGGACGCCTCAAGTCACGGGTCGCGGTGGCCAGCGGGCCGCCCGAACTACGGCGTTTGGCACGGTCGTTCAACGAGATGGCCGACAACGTCGAGGACGTGCTGGAGCAGCAGCGCGCCTTCGTCGCGGACGCCTCCCACCAACTCCGCAACCCGCTGGCCGCGTTGCTGCTGCGGATCGATCTGCTCGCGCTCGAACTGCCCGAGGCCAACGAGGAGATCGCCTCCGTCCGCACCGAGGGCAAGCGGCTCGCCTCGGTCCTCGACGATCTGCTCGACCTGGCGCTCGCCGAGCACGCGGACTCCGATCTGCGGCTGATCGACGTGGGCGAGCTGACCGCCGAGCGCGTCGCGTCCTGGTCGCCGCTGGCCGACGACAAGGGCGTGACACTGGCCGGCACCTGCCCGGCCACCACCGCCTGGGCCGATCCCATCGCCCTGTCCAGCGCCCTGGACGCGGTGATCGACAACGCGCTGAAGTTCACGCCCGCAGGCGAGACCGTCGAGGTCCGCGTCGCCTCCAACGGCGAGGCCTCCACGGTCGTCGTCACCGACGGCGGGCCCGGCCTCAGCGACGAGGAGCTGGAACGCGTCGGCGACCGCTTCTGGCGCAGCACCGCACACCAGAACATCAAGGGCTCGGGCCTCGGGCTCTCCATCTCCCGGGCGCTGATCGCGGCGGGCGGCGGCTCCATCGCGTACGCCCACCACGAGCCGCACGGGCTGCGGGTGACGGTGACGGTGCCGCGCTCGCGTCCGCCGAGCTGA
- a CDS encoding cupin domain-containing protein produces the protein MSVSPVVPAASASAASAPTQAELLDFARRAAADAELIASLPLDPEGRTWVRLEGPGGSEAWLIGWPPGTGTGWHDHADSVGAFVTAAGELKEYSLAARLPTDGWKTLELNEGVDRERRLSAGKGRSFGRHHVHEVLNESTEEHAISVHAYYPPLPRIRRFSRTGQVLRLEHVERPSDWQ, from the coding sequence GTGTCTGTGTCCCCCGTTGTTCCCGCCGCCTCCGCGTCGGCCGCCTCCGCCCCCACGCAGGCGGAACTGCTCGACTTCGCCCGTCGCGCCGCCGCCGACGCCGAGCTGATCGCCTCGCTCCCCCTCGACCCCGAGGGCCGCACCTGGGTGCGGCTCGAAGGCCCCGGCGGCAGCGAGGCCTGGCTCATCGGCTGGCCGCCCGGGACCGGAACCGGCTGGCACGACCACGCCGACTCGGTGGGCGCCTTCGTCACCGCGGCGGGCGAGCTCAAGGAGTACTCGCTCGCCGCCCGGCTGCCCACCGACGGCTGGAAGACCCTCGAACTCAACGAAGGCGTCGACCGCGAGCGGCGGTTGTCCGCCGGCAAGGGCCGCTCCTTCGGACGCCACCATGTGCACGAGGTGCTCAACGAGTCCACCGAGGAGCACGCGATCTCCGTCCACGCCTACTACCCGCCCCTCCCCCGCATCCGCCGCTTCAGCCGCACGGGACAGGTGCTGCGCCTGGAACACGTGGAGCGCCCGTCCGACTGGCAGTGA
- a CDS encoding peptidoglycan recognition protein family protein, which translates to MSVPPTSPASPTHRVKSRMTRRTVIGAAGAVAAGAVITPTVMATTGDSGAADATDSGTADTKAGTTTETFPKTRSEAATGEAPVEAAFPIGYIGVRWGGTDETTGGGIRLTDADGARGDWKSLGDGGCSVANGGGALIAAGGAAGYELKAPEGATGLRSLAVDCAHGPDRKVRVPSDPTRVRGVQFLTRAAWGADESLRFKPDGSENSPTAFYPFQTITVHHTAMANDDPDPAATVRAIYQLHAVTNDWGDIGYHFLIDEAGRIYEGRYSGDDGLPAHDADGKVVTAFHVGGFNSGNLGIALLGTFTEQGPKEAARTALTRLVKVLVRQHGVDPQARVTYTNPVNGTKKEVAEISGHRDWMATECPGEVMYGELERLRTAVATGR; encoded by the coding sequence GTGAGCGTTCCCCCCACCTCCCCCGCCTCCCCCACCCACCGCGTCAAGTCCCGGATGACCCGCCGTACCGTGATCGGCGCGGCCGGCGCGGTCGCGGCCGGTGCCGTGATCACCCCGACCGTGATGGCCACCACCGGCGACTCCGGCGCCGCGGACGCCACGGACTCCGGCACCGCGGACACCAAGGCCGGTACGACGACCGAGACCTTCCCGAAGACCCGCAGCGAGGCCGCCACCGGCGAGGCTCCCGTCGAGGCGGCCTTCCCCATCGGCTACATCGGCGTCCGCTGGGGCGGCACCGACGAGACCACCGGCGGCGGCATCCGGCTGACGGACGCCGACGGCGCCCGGGGCGACTGGAAGTCCCTCGGCGACGGCGGCTGCTCGGTGGCCAACGGCGGCGGTGCGCTGATCGCGGCCGGCGGGGCCGCCGGGTACGAGCTGAAGGCGCCCGAGGGCGCCACCGGACTGCGCTCACTGGCCGTCGACTGCGCGCACGGGCCGGACCGTAAAGTGCGGGTGCCGAGCGACCCGACCCGGGTCCGGGGCGTCCAGTTCCTCACTCGGGCCGCCTGGGGCGCCGACGAGTCGCTGCGCTTCAAGCCGGATGGCTCGGAGAACTCGCCGACCGCGTTCTACCCGTTCCAGACGATCACCGTGCACCACACGGCCATGGCCAACGACGACCCGGACCCGGCCGCCACGGTCCGCGCGATCTACCAGCTGCACGCCGTCACCAACGACTGGGGCGACATCGGCTACCACTTCCTCATCGACGAGGCGGGCCGTATCTACGAGGGCCGCTACTCCGGTGACGACGGTCTGCCCGCGCACGACGCCGACGGCAAGGTGGTGACCGCCTTCCACGTCGGCGGATTCAACTCCGGCAACCTCGGCATCGCGCTGCTGGGCACCTTCACCGAGCAGGGTCCGAAGGAGGCCGCCCGCACCGCGCTGACCCGCCTGGTGAAGGTCCTGGTCCGCCAGCACGGTGTCGACCCGCAGGCCCGCGTCACCTACACGAACCCGGTCAACGGCACCAAGAAGGAGGTCGCCGAGATCAGCGGCCACCGTGACTGGATGGCGACGGAGTGCCCGGGCGAGGTCATGTACGGAGAGCTGGAGCGTCTGCGCACGGCGGTGGCCACCGGCCGCTGA